Proteins encoded within one genomic window of Glycine soja cultivar W05 chromosome 1, ASM419377v2, whole genome shotgun sequence:
- the LOC114418062 gene encoding protein MAINTENANCE OF MERISTEMS-like, protein MHLEAFKDLAQAGGFAWGAAALVHMYDHLNDASQASTRQLGGYITLLQCWIYEHFSTMHTSVVDDAYDEGSPRACRWLTGKAHITGIKGAPYQRRLDALSVTNVCWMPYGEHWRVRAFDLISSYTGQLRWGQIVVYVRPERTVPPPPVCDSLTGDDIDDRWLNFPDHLVPSGELCVVPGQVVADYMEWFFWISHPFVTRTEETAAPRHPPPPHHKEFVEPPIPEVSVATDLPTHSVVHCEGCQGMAQNLGAIAEDLERVINLRMVTKGTDLHDIMTRCLRRARGDTADGSLRPRQRSRID, encoded by the exons ATGCACCTGGAGGCTTTCAAGGACCTGGCCCAGGCAGGGGGATTCGCCTGGGGGGCGGCTGCATTAGTCCACATGTACGACCATCTGAATGACGCGTCGCAGGCCTCTACACGGCAGCTGGGCGGTTATATTACACTTCTCCAG TGCTGGATATACGAGCACTTTTCTACAATGCATACATCCGTCGTTGATGATGCTTATGATGAGGGGAGCCCACGAGCCTGCAGGTGGCTTACGGGTAAGGCTCATATTACGGGGATCAAGGGAGCCCCGTATCAGAGACGTTTGGATGCCCTAAGTGTGACTAACGTGTGCTGGATGCCCTATGGTGAGCACTGGCGAGTCAGGGCCTTTGACTTGATATCGTCGTACACCGGCCAGCTCAGATGGGGTCAGATTGTGGTGTACGTTCGACCTGAGCGG ACGGTCCCTCCGCCGCCGGTTTGTGATTCTTTGACGGGTGATGATATAGATGACCGGTGGCTGAATTTTCCAGACCATTTGGTTCCTTCAGGGGAGCTCTGTGTAGTTCCTGGACAGGTGGTGGCAGactacatggagtggttttttTGGATATCGCACCCATTCGTCACGCGGACCGAGGAGACTGCTGCGCCGAGACATCCGCCTCCCCCTCATCATAAGGAGTTCGTCGAGCCACCCATCCCCGAGGTTTCAGTCGCGACCGATCTCCCTACGCATTCAGTG GTTCACTGCGAAGGATGTCAGGGGATGGCTCAGAATTTAGGAGCGATTGCTGAGGATTTGGAGCGGGTCATCAACCTCAGGATGGTCACTAAGGGCACTGACTTACATGACATCATGACTCGTTGTCTGAGGAGAGCTAGAGGCGACACCGCAGATGGAAGTCTTAGGCCGCGCCAGAGAAGCCGCATAGATtag
- the LOC114418143 gene encoding protein MAIN-LIKE 1-like, protein MTERPEDVPQLHEDVPYVSNATPEITGAADAVQTEGVAIDGSLGSPTANEGFPGGPRDPSILTDFVEHVAHSIWSGRERPDLKLVSHGRKVNKIGRPAPEIEGLIVGTGLSPLIRCFVITTDPGLISAFVERWHRETSTFHLPVGELTITLDDVASLLHLPITGALHTFEPLVTSDAIRLLTELLEVSHEEATFETRQAGGPHVRLGWLRDLYQSQCRTR, encoded by the exons ATGACAGAGAGACCTGAGGATGTGCCTCAATTGCATGAGGATGTTCCTTATGTGTCTAATGCCACCCCAGAGATAACAGGCGCCGCCGATGCTGTTCAGACAGAGGGAGTGGCTATTGATGGGAGCTTAGGGTCACCTACTGCAAATGAGGGTTTCCCCGGTGGACCACGCGACCCATCGATTTTGACCGATTTTGTTGAGCATGTCGCACACAGCATCTGGAGTGGACGG GAACGACCCGATCTGAAGTTGGTCTCCCACGGtagaaaagtaaataaaattggGAGACCAGCGCCTGAGATCGAAGGGTTGATTGTTGGCACCGGATTGAGTCCACTGATCAGGTGTTTTGTTATCACCACTGATCCTGGACTGATATCCGCCTTCGTCGAGAGGTGGCATCGCGAGACTAGCACGTTCCACCTGCCAGTAGGCGAGTTGACGATCACGTTGGATGACGTGGCGTCACTCCTACACCTTCCCATCACTGGCGCGCTACATACGTTCGAGCCGCTTGTTACTTCAGATGCCATTCGTCTACTGACGGAGCTTCTTGAGGTCAGTCATGAGGAGGCTACATTTGAGACCCGACAGGCTGGTGGGCCTCATGTCCGGTTGGGGTGGCTTCGAGACTTGTATCAGAGCCAGTGTAGGACCAGATGA